A region of Candidatus Baltobacteraceae bacterium DNA encodes the following proteins:
- a CDS encoding zinc-dependent metalloprotease, which yields MLRIGHVAFCGILALAAAGAASAAPKPATPAKPAASAAGAPAAFDTWIEGRTAQHGLFTIWRKDGEVGIELKPAQLDRDFVELGVPINGIGEGLFSGITDLQNCRIMRFTRQDDKVAILFPSTRFLANPGTPEQRAVDAGTAPTVVGVAKILSEDKATGDIVIDAAPFLQDVTDVADALTDLNGGHALNPTGTYRLDSQSTYFGKTKAFPDNVVLVANQTFSTQNGQYIDVTPDARNLQIAMQYNIAELPRDDSYRPRIYDDRVGYFVNAHADFSSDNSYNKDLNYIVRWNLQPSDPAKALSPAKNPIVWYLSDTIPMQYRQPVRDALLTWNRAFEKIGISNAVVVKDQPNDPNFDPDDIRYNVIRWLAERQGGFAEAQLLYNPYTGEMIKSGVVVDSDLMRGGKFDYPVLVQPQVATAAADPAAARYAARRNDMREFLTGEHEQYQYGATALSILTGDGYTVPAKFSNDFLKSIVLHESGHDFGLRHNFIGSQAYTAKQLQSLAFTSKYGNATSVMEYAPINIWPKGTPAGTYFQTVLGPYDYYVIHWGYARIPGAKTPAAEVPTLRGWASAWSNPRDSWSSDEDVAWGGGRGIDPRNQQWDLTSDNIGWCQTQMKMSHDLIGNVGRHFPRAGTSYQDLQVAFGTLARHYGLCGVIVSRYLGGEYVSRARRGDPHAAPPLQAIPIATQRRAYKLLEQYVYGPEAWNYSPALLQHMV from the coding sequence TTGTTGAGGATCGGACACGTTGCGTTCTGCGGCATCTTGGCGCTGGCTGCGGCTGGTGCCGCTTCGGCGGCGCCGAAGCCGGCGACGCCGGCCAAACCGGCGGCTAGTGCGGCCGGAGCCCCGGCGGCCTTCGATACCTGGATCGAGGGGCGAACGGCTCAGCACGGCCTCTTTACGATTTGGCGCAAGGACGGGGAGGTAGGCATCGAGTTAAAGCCGGCCCAGCTCGATCGCGATTTCGTGGAACTCGGCGTCCCGATTAATGGGATCGGTGAAGGGCTGTTCTCGGGGATCACCGATCTGCAGAACTGCCGGATCATGCGCTTTACGCGTCAGGACGACAAGGTTGCGATTCTCTTCCCCAGCACGCGCTTTTTGGCCAACCCCGGAACGCCCGAACAACGCGCGGTCGATGCCGGGACGGCCCCAACGGTCGTCGGCGTGGCCAAAATTCTGAGTGAGGATAAGGCGACCGGCGATATCGTCATCGATGCCGCACCGTTTCTACAAGACGTCACCGACGTCGCCGACGCCTTGACCGATCTCAACGGCGGGCACGCCCTTAACCCCACGGGAACGTATCGGCTCGACTCGCAGTCGACGTACTTCGGAAAAACCAAAGCGTTCCCCGATAACGTCGTGCTCGTTGCGAACCAAACGTTTTCAACGCAGAACGGCCAGTACATCGACGTAACCCCTGACGCGCGCAACTTGCAGATCGCGATGCAATACAACATCGCCGAGCTGCCGCGCGACGATTCGTATAGGCCTCGCATCTACGACGATCGCGTCGGCTACTTCGTCAACGCGCACGCTGATTTCAGCAGCGACAACTCGTATAACAAGGATCTCAACTACATCGTTCGCTGGAACCTGCAGCCGTCGGATCCCGCGAAGGCGCTGTCGCCCGCGAAGAATCCGATCGTGTGGTATCTGAGCGACACGATTCCCATGCAGTATCGCCAACCGGTTCGCGACGCGCTGTTGACGTGGAATCGAGCCTTTGAAAAGATCGGCATCTCGAACGCGGTCGTGGTCAAGGACCAGCCGAACGATCCGAATTTCGATCCGGACGATATTCGCTATAACGTCATTCGCTGGTTGGCGGAGCGTCAGGGCGGATTCGCGGAGGCGCAGCTGCTCTACAACCCGTACACGGGCGAGATGATCAAGAGCGGCGTCGTCGTCGACTCCGATCTTATGCGGGGCGGAAAGTTCGACTACCCGGTCCTCGTGCAGCCCCAAGTTGCGACGGCCGCCGCCGATCCCGCGGCCGCGCGGTACGCCGCGCGACGCAACGACATGCGCGAATTTCTCACCGGGGAGCACGAGCAATATCAGTACGGTGCGACGGCACTCTCGATTCTGACCGGCGACGGTTACACGGTACCGGCGAAGTTCTCGAACGATTTTCTGAAGTCGATCGTCCTGCACGAATCGGGCCACGATTTCGGGCTGCGGCATAATTTTATCGGTTCGCAGGCCTATACGGCCAAACAACTGCAAAGTCTCGCCTTTACCTCCAAGTACGGCAACGCGACTTCGGTGATGGAGTACGCGCCGATCAATATTTGGCCGAAGGGCACGCCGGCGGGCACCTATTTCCAAACGGTCCTCGGACCGTACGATTATTACGTCATCCATTGGGGCTACGCGCGCATCCCCGGCGCGAAGACGCCTGCGGCCGAGGTGCCGACCTTGCGGGGCTGGGCCTCCGCATGGAGCAATCCGCGCGATTCGTGGTCGTCGGACGAAGACGTCGCGTGGGGCGGCGGGCGCGGTATCGATCCGCGCAACCAACAGTGGGATCTTACGTCGGACAATATCGGCTGGTGCCAGACGCAAATGAAGATGTCACACGATCTCATCGGCAACGTCGGCCGGCATTTCCCGCGTGCCGGCACGTCGTATCAAGACCTGCAAGTCGCGTTCGGCACGCTCGCCCGCCACTACGGGCTCTGCGGCGTGATCGTTTCGCGCTATCTCGGCGGCGAGTACGTCTCGCGCGCGCGCCGAGGCGACCCGCACGCGGCTCCGCCGCTGCAGGCGATCCCCATCGCGACGCAGCGTCGCGCGTACAAGCTCCTCGAACAATACGTTTATGGGCCGGAGGCATGGAACTACTCGCCCGCGCTTCTGCAGCACATGGT